The following coding sequences are from one Triticum dicoccoides isolate Atlit2015 ecotype Zavitan chromosome 4A, WEW_v2.0, whole genome shotgun sequence window:
- the LOC119285049 gene encoding protein NRT1/ PTR FAMILY 8.3-like has protein sequence MASLKENLQLEEPLLEDSAVHRGDRVVDIKGTTTPITKHRTGSWKACKFILVTECFEELAYYGIQFNLVTFLKTILQESNVSAARNYTNWQGTCYIAPLVGAIVADSYLGRYLSTLAFFAVYLIGMAAMSVSASFPAACAGLGCPQDAGSSPSSQSAVFFLGLYMMAIGAGGIKPCVSSFGADQFDDGVPAERLKKNSFFNWFFFSIYIGSFVSGAVVVWVQDHCGWVVGLWIPTLFIALAIASFLLGSGSYRVQKPLGSPLARVSQVVVAAVRKRNVGLPRDASLLHELPEVESMAESDGTKKLQHTPVLSFLDKAAVVSSAEELYSDPWRLCTVTQVEELKIVIGMLPIWATGIVYFSVLAQFSSTFLEQGRMMDTAVGTFSIPPASLASFDAVSVILFVPVYDRVLIPAARRFTGNERGFSELQRFGVGLFLSVLVMAAAAAVEARRLALDRAAAAPMCILWQVPQYLLVGASVVFACVGQSEFFYNEAPESMRSLCSALGLLTVSLGSYLSSLVVTVVSGVTTRGGGPGWIPDDLNEGHLDRFFWLIAALSALNLAAFVWCAKRYKCKNVS, from the exons GATTCTGCGGTACACAGAGGGGACCGTGTTGTTGACATCAAAGGAACAACAACTCCTATAACCAAGCACCGTACCGGCAGTTGGAAAGCATGCAAGTTCATCTTAG TGACTGAATGCTTCGAGGAGCTAGCGTACTACGGGATCCAGTTCAACCTGGTAACTTTCCTCAAGACGATCCTGCAGGAGAGCAATGTGTCGGCGGCGAGGAACTACACCAACTGGCAGGGCACTTGCTACATCGCCCCCCTCGTCGGAGCGATCGTCGCCGACTCCTACCTCGGCAGATACCTCAGCACGCTGGCCTTCTTCGCAGTTTACCTAATT GGAATGGCTGCGATGTCAGTTTCGGCGTCGTTCCCGGCGGCGTGCGCCGGGCTCGGCTGCCCGCAGGACGCTGGCTCGTCGCCCTCGTCCCAGTCCGCCGTGTTCTTCCTCGGGCTGTACATGATGGCCATCGGGGCCGGCGGCATCAAGCCCTGCGTCTCCTCCTTCGGCGCCGACCAGTTCGACGACGGCGTCCCGGCGGAGAGGCTGAAGAAGAACTCCTTCTTCAACTGGTTCTTCTTCTCCATCTACATCGGCAGCTTCGTCTCCGGCGCCGTCGTCGTGTGGGTGCAGGACCACTGCGGGTGGGTCGTCGGCCTCTGGATCCCCACCCTGTTCATCGCGCTGGCCATCGCGAGCTTCTTGCTGGGCTCCGGCTCGTACAGGGTGCAGAAGCCTCTGGGAAGCCCGCTGGCAAGAGTTTCCCAGGTCGTCGTCGCGGCCGTGCGGAAACGGAACGTGGGTTTGCCGCGTGATGCTTCTCTCCTCCACGAGCTACCGGAGGTTGAATCAATGGCGGAGTCCGACGGTACCAAGAAATTGCAGCATACACCAGTGCTCAGTTTCCTGGACAAGGCTGCGGTGGTCTCTTCGGCCGAGGAGCTTTACTCGGATCCATGGAGGCTTTGCACCGTCACGCAAGTCGAGGAGCTCAAGATCGTGATCGGCATGCTCCCGATCTGGGCCACCGGCATCGTCTACTTCTCCGTGCTCGCGCAGTTCTCCTCAACGTTCCTGGAGCAAGGGAGGATGATGGACACGGCGGTGGGCACCTTCTCCATCCCTCCGGCGTCCCTAGCCTCCTTCGACGCCGTCAGCGTCATCCTCTTCGTGCCCGTCTACGACAGGGTGCTCATCCCGGCGGCGCGGAGGTTCACCGGCAACGAGCGGGGGTTCTCGGAGCTGCAGCGGTTCGGCGTCGGCCTATTCCTCTCCGTGCTGGTcatggcggccgcggcggcggtcgaggcgcggcggctggcgctggaccgggcggcggcggcgccgatgTGCATCCTGTGGCAGGTGCCGCAGTACCTCCTGGTGGGCGCGAGCGTGGTGTTCGCGTGCGTGGGGCAGTCGGAGTTCTTCTACAACGAGGCGCCGGAGTCGATGCGGAGCCTCTGCTCCGCGCTGGGGCTCCTCACGGTGTCGCTGGGGAGCTACCTGAGCTCGCTCGTGGTGACCGTCGTGTCCGGCGTCACGACGAGGGGCGGCGGGCCCGGGTGGATACCGGATGACCTCAACGAGGGCCACCTCGACCGCTTCTTCTGGCTCATCGCCGCGCTTAGCGCGCTCAATCTCGCGGCTTTCGTCTGGTGTGCCAAGAGATACAAGTGCAAGAATGTCTCTTGA